In Gossypium arboreum isolate Shixiya-1 chromosome 5, ASM2569848v2, whole genome shotgun sequence, a single genomic region encodes these proteins:
- the LOC108450716 gene encoding uncharacterized protein LOC108450716 → MKRKLDTRFPAARIKKIMQADEDIGKIAMAVPLLVSKALELFLQDLCDRTYEITTMKGAKTINSSHLKQCVQGFNVFDFLREIVGKVPDLGGLDAAAEDCHVPKKRKVADDDESKKSRMHESCHVTSSSRGRGRGRGRGQGRGRQTAGRETAAHCGKFEDDLDISYFEEKHDLSLERHVPDDVVESDESKKHNHAGKNIKTPVRNIDLNADLDENGDLITSIAAASPRTDDMPENSENREEYPGWSLCEIEKMAIDPIKLADSNGGIDDEDYDEEV, encoded by the exons ATGAAGAGGAAACTTGATACTCGTTTCCCAGCC GCTCGAATAAAGAAGATTATGCAAGCTGATGAAGATATTGGAAAAATTGCCATGGCTGTTCCTCTGCTTGTTT CTAAAGCATTGGAGTTATTTCTTCAAGATTTATGTGATCGAACATATGAAATAACTACGATGAAGGGTGCCAAGACTATAAATTCTTCGCATCT AAAGCAGtgtgtacagggctttaatgttttTGATTTTCTTAGAGAAATTGTTGGTAAGGTTCCCGACCTAGGTGGTCTGGATGCTGCTGCCGAGGATTGTCATGTTCCCAAAAAAAG GAAAGTAGCTGATGATGATGAGTCAAAGAAGAGCAGAATG CATGAGAGTTGCCATGTTACTAGCTCAAGCAGAGGACGGGGTAGGGGCAGAGGTAGAGGTCAAGGTAGAGGGAGACAAACAGCAGGGAGAGAGACTGCTGCACATTGTGGAAAGTTCGAAGATGACCTCGACATTTCTTATTTTGAAGAAAAGCATGATTTAAGCTTGGAAAGGCACGTGCCTGATGATGTGGTAGAGTCTGATGAGTCAAAGAAACATAATCATGCAGGGAAGAACATCAAAACTCCAGTTCGGAACATTGACCTCAATGCAGACTTGGATGAGAATGGGGACTTGATCACATCCATTGCTGCTGCTAGTCCAAGAACAGATGACATGCCTGAAAATAGTGAAAATAGAGAAGAATACCCTGGTTGGTCACTTTGTGAAATCGAGAAGATGGCTATTGATCCTATTAAACTTGCTGATTCAAATGGGGGAATAGATGACGAAGACTATGATGAAGAAGTATAA